A genomic segment from Luteolibacter ambystomatis encodes:
- the hflK gene encoding protease modulator HflK, protein MKREPGQLLIRKEGRWVEALLVLMKRMTAHTRWIFAILLLMYLFSGIRTVESNQQVLVLRFGNLQPDVHGPGLLVGLPEPFDRLLRFDTGKETAIPLDEWKRSDVKTGGPTQPMATAPATNPLGIPIPEADPMSAAANPELDLAATGGSLAPEQQSYTLTKDYNLIQGRFVLRYRIANPFHYTVAGEDVPRLLQRLAYQALSSQLAIHPIDTSLTEGRKILADEAMMRVQSEADRLRLGVGISGLDVMELSPPSQVLAAFEDVVNARQFAKTLYESSRQYQTENVTKAQGDASALIQKAQSDVSQTVGAAQGEAASFNAMLVHYRRDPYLVSSRLLNETLETVMKRAQSRTLLPTGEAAPSLMIDPLPGGSGESQ, encoded by the coding sequence ATGAAACGAGAGCCCGGCCAACTCCTGATCCGCAAGGAAGGCCGCTGGGTGGAAGCCCTGCTGGTGCTGATGAAGCGGATGACCGCGCACACCCGCTGGATCTTCGCGATCCTGCTGCTGATGTACCTCTTCTCCGGTATCCGCACGGTGGAGTCCAATCAACAGGTGCTGGTGCTGCGCTTTGGCAACCTCCAGCCGGATGTCCATGGTCCCGGTTTGTTGGTGGGTCTGCCCGAACCCTTCGACCGCCTGCTTCGTTTTGACACCGGAAAGGAAACAGCCATCCCGCTCGATGAATGGAAAAGAAGCGATGTGAAAACCGGAGGGCCAACCCAACCGATGGCCACCGCTCCCGCAACCAATCCATTGGGCATCCCCATCCCTGAGGCGGATCCGATGTCAGCCGCCGCCAACCCGGAGCTCGATCTTGCTGCAACCGGTGGCAGCCTTGCCCCTGAACAACAAAGCTACACGCTGACGAAGGACTACAACCTCATCCAAGGCCGCTTCGTCCTGCGCTACCGGATCGCAAATCCATTCCACTACACGGTGGCGGGTGAGGATGTTCCGCGCCTGTTGCAACGCCTCGCCTATCAGGCGCTCTCTTCCCAGCTCGCCATACACCCGATCGATACCAGCCTGACCGAAGGCCGCAAGATTCTCGCGGACGAAGCCATGATGCGCGTTCAGAGCGAGGCCGACCGCTTGAGGCTGGGTGTGGGCATTTCCGGATTGGACGTGATGGAGCTCTCGCCACCTTCCCAGGTATTGGCCGCCTTCGAGGACGTGGTGAACGCGCGCCAGTTCGCAAAGACGCTCTACGAAAGCTCCCGCCAGTATCAGACCGAGAATGTCACCAAGGCCCAGGGCGATGCCTCGGCACTCATCCAGAAGGCGCAAAGCGATGTGTCGCAGACCGTAGGCGCGGCCCAAGGTGAAGCCGCCTCTTTCAATGCCATGCTCGTACACTACCGCCGTGATCCCTATCTTGTCTCGTCACGATTGCTCAATGAAACGCTGGAGACGGTGATGAAGCGTGCTCAATCCCGCACGCTGCTCCCCACCGGAGAGGCCGCGCCTTCGCTCATGATCGATCCCCTGCCGGGCGGCAGCGGCGAATCCCAGTAG
- the hflC gene encoding protease modulator HflC — translation MNDNPASRKSIALRLGVILLVVAAVLASVCGFVVSETEQGIVLRFGKPTRILTAPGYYFRWPAPVEHVVRVDRRLQHADIRLSETLTQDRRNVIVPVFFVWRVSDPLRFHTSVQDVANATPKLDALVTSARNSVLGRHSFADLVSDGRNGTSLPAIEQEMLSMANRDAADQLGIELMSVGISRILLPEANTQSVFLRMRAERKREATQYRAEGRAQATRMKAETDKETSRLLADAKRQAEEIRGQGEAEAASIYAKAHAQDPDFYRFLREMQSLRTIIDRNTTIVLDTSVAPLQWLKAVQGQPAPLPPAEPGKAPNKSPVPAPTPFIFTGDKLR, via the coding sequence ATGAACGACAACCCCGCTTCACGAAAATCCATCGCGCTGCGCCTTGGCGTGATTTTACTCGTGGTCGCCGCCGTGCTGGCATCGGTGTGCGGCTTCGTGGTCAGCGAAACGGAACAAGGCATCGTCCTGAGATTCGGAAAGCCGACGCGCATTCTCACCGCACCCGGCTACTACTTCCGTTGGCCCGCACCGGTGGAGCATGTGGTGAGAGTGGACCGCCGCCTCCAACATGCGGACATCCGGCTCAGCGAGACACTGACCCAGGACCGCCGCAACGTCATCGTACCGGTATTCTTCGTGTGGCGCGTTTCAGATCCACTCCGGTTCCACACCTCCGTGCAGGATGTTGCCAATGCGACGCCGAAGCTCGATGCCCTCGTCACCAGTGCCCGCAACTCGGTGCTCGGACGGCACTCGTTCGCGGATCTCGTCTCGGACGGCAGGAACGGCACCTCGCTCCCTGCGATCGAACAGGAAATGCTTTCCATGGCCAACCGTGACGCGGCCGACCAGCTCGGCATCGAACTCATGTCGGTGGGCATCAGCCGCATCCTGCTGCCGGAGGCGAACACCCAGTCGGTCTTCCTGCGGATGCGGGCGGAGCGCAAGCGCGAGGCCACCCAGTATCGCGCCGAAGGCCGGGCACAAGCCACCCGCATGAAAGCGGAGACAGACAAGGAAACCAGCCGCCTGCTGGCCGATGCCAAACGCCAGGCGGAGGAAATCCGCGGCCAAGGCGAAGCGGAGGCCGCCTCCATCTACGCGAAGGCCCATGCGCAGGATCCCGATTTCTACCGCTTCCTGCGGGAGATGCAGAGCCTGCGCACCATCATCGACCGCAACACCACCATCGTACTCGATACCAGCGTGGCACCCCTGCAATGGCTGAAGGCCGTGCAAGGACAACCGGCTCCACTGCCTCCGGCCGAGCCCGGCAAGGCTCCGAACAAATCCCCGGTACCCGCCCCCACGCCCTTCATCTTCACCGGCGACAAACTCCGATGA
- the hflK gene encoding protease modulator HflK, with amino-acid sequence MSRLKLSLPAAFLWIEAITMAGFSFKGGHGWLLPMAAVLALFAALLSGGLGLSLCAATVAAGYWISVGRLMLPVFPLPMPFTVAAILCGVVVAFLDIVDQVEHGGDRSLRSRWMKLATLLHFAVAGLLIADQRQLLAASVVIGWMGTVLGLILTLDIAAASFAKLFTPPEQYPLLRLPGAFRFFQWLGPEWRTCLPQPTAITDDTLPGIADMWLWPLIKRRAPLILLAGLLLTWAMTCVHEVTAGQLGVRTRLGRFENEVLTPGLHLSLPWPFGGLRTVATSEMHEVVLGFGSDPGKPILWERPHYVDEELSLVGGGDDFLSISVPILYRISDPRAYLLSAADPNLLLRDLAKRSLLHLTLGRPAAEIMTDSRESLRASMHHELQAELDRRQSGLQVCDVYFRDIHPPVAVAPAFQEVVSAIEEKEAVIHGGEEYRLEQLPVAQGDARRILLEAEAKRDNRLAKVGGDVSRFTSLGKARAGDPGMYDLREGFRTFDSTLAGAKKAVFDDKFQGQVPAHLDLRRVLNPKLIDHAAPSTEPLVPDPDRAPDSFDPGVEGYH; translated from the coding sequence ATGTCCCGCCTCAAACTGTCGCTCCCGGCGGCGTTCTTGTGGATCGAAGCCATTACGATGGCCGGCTTCTCGTTCAAGGGAGGCCACGGGTGGTTGTTGCCCATGGCGGCGGTGCTGGCGCTCTTCGCCGCTCTGCTTTCCGGAGGATTGGGATTGTCGCTTTGCGCCGCCACGGTGGCGGCTGGTTATTGGATCTCGGTCGGCCGGTTGATGTTGCCGGTCTTTCCTTTGCCCATGCCGTTCACCGTGGCGGCCATTCTGTGTGGGGTGGTCGTCGCGTTTCTCGACATCGTCGATCAAGTGGAACACGGCGGCGATCGTTCGCTCCGGAGCCGCTGGATGAAACTGGCTACCCTGCTGCACTTTGCGGTGGCGGGTCTTCTCATCGCGGATCAACGGCAATTGCTGGCAGCTTCCGTGGTGATCGGATGGATGGGTACGGTCCTCGGCCTCATCCTGACCCTCGATATCGCCGCCGCTTCGTTCGCTAAGCTTTTCACGCCGCCGGAGCAGTACCCTCTGCTGCGGTTGCCGGGCGCCTTCCGGTTCTTCCAGTGGCTCGGTCCGGAATGGCGCACCTGTCTGCCGCAACCAACAGCGATCACCGATGACACGCTGCCCGGAATCGCAGACATGTGGCTGTGGCCGCTGATCAAACGCCGTGCCCCGCTGATCCTCCTCGCCGGACTGCTTCTTACCTGGGCCATGACCTGCGTCCATGAAGTCACGGCAGGACAACTCGGAGTCCGGACGCGATTGGGCCGTTTTGAAAACGAAGTGCTGACACCCGGCCTCCACCTCTCCCTGCCCTGGCCTTTCGGAGGACTGCGAACCGTGGCCACCAGTGAGATGCATGAAGTCGTGCTGGGCTTCGGGTCCGACCCCGGAAAGCCGATCCTTTGGGAGCGCCCGCACTATGTGGATGAAGAACTCTCGCTGGTCGGCGGAGGAGATGACTTCCTCTCCATCTCGGTCCCCATCCTTTATCGCATTTCCGATCCACGTGCCTACCTGCTCTCCGCCGCGGATCCGAATCTGCTGCTCCGGGATCTCGCCAAGCGCTCCCTTCTCCATCTGACCCTGGGCCGTCCTGCCGCGGAAATCATGACGGACTCCCGTGAATCGCTTCGCGCATCCATGCACCACGAACTCCAGGCGGAGCTCGATCGCCGGCAGAGCGGCCTGCAGGTGTGCGATGTCTATTTCCGCGACATCCATCCGCCGGTGGCCGTGGCTCCCGCATTTCAGGAAGTGGTGAGCGCCATCGAGGAAAAGGAAGCGGTGATCCACGGCGGAGAAGAATACCGCCTCGAACAACTGCCCGTGGCCCAAGGCGATGCCAGGCGGATCTTGCTCGAAGCCGAAGCGAAGCGTGACAACCGTCTCGCGAAGGTCGGCGGCGATGTTTCGCGATTCACCAGCCTCGGGAAGGCGCGTGCCGGGGATCCCGGCATGTATGACCTGCGGGAAGGTTTCCGCACCTTCGACTCCACCTTGGCCGGAGCCAAGAAGGCCGTGTTCGATGACAAGTTCCAAGGGCAGGTCCCGGCCCACCTCGATCTCCGCCGCGTGCTGAACCCGAAGCTGATCGATCACGCCGCACCTTCGACCGAACCGCTCGTCCCCGATCCGGACCGTGCGCCGGACAGCTTCGACCCCGGCGTGGAAGGCTATCACTGA
- a CDS encoding LamG domain-containing protein, producing MKDFSILTLLVSTLLSGSPVHGALSDQIVAYYNFEETDVTGLSNKAPGATAYNATRSAGGSYDSSANPSGPGFAGNAAFTSTTLGTSDRNALLAGKALNLVTDRNDSITVPLGTTELGNSFTISAWTWLAPGSTNTQTRFHAFETKDTGNFDVSWGTAAGSSVNYLGYLATGSSLAANNLAKNAWHHVVHVFSSDGTNTTLTQYVDGTKTGTLTAATSSMSFTGLYFGKSRDGTSGRNWDGMIDEVAIWKRALTAREINEVRARGMAAAGLFTDLATLGKAYLDVAAVNPDALTVTGTGIYNLNSLVMVTATPANGYLFGSWGGVLTGQPDTFSITLTGDIHESATAANDTNDNDGDGLNNYQEYIVYHTDPANPDTDGDGIADGAEVNQTATNPSVSDTTLISKLNANLGSVLTGVIAGTTSVSRDSSNGNLTLSLGLKGSANGTTWSDLPLNGAGTTVTPVNGQLEITAPAPSSSMNFYRVFKH from the coding sequence ATGAAAGACTTCTCCATACTCACGCTGCTGGTGAGCACGCTTTTGTCCGGATCTCCGGTGCATGGCGCGCTGAGCGACCAAATCGTCGCCTACTATAACTTCGAGGAAACCGACGTCACCGGCCTCTCGAACAAGGCTCCCGGCGCGACCGCCTACAATGCCACCCGTTCCGCTGGCGGCTCCTATGACAGTTCCGCCAACCCGTCCGGTCCCGGCTTCGCGGGCAATGCCGCCTTCACCTCGACCACGCTCGGCACCAGCGATCGCAATGCCCTGCTGGCAGGCAAGGCATTGAACCTGGTGACAGACCGGAATGACTCGATCACCGTGCCACTCGGCACCACGGAGCTCGGGAACTCGTTCACCATCTCCGCATGGACATGGCTCGCACCGGGCTCCACCAACACGCAGACCCGTTTTCACGCGTTCGAAACCAAGGACACCGGCAACTTCGATGTCTCCTGGGGGACGGCGGCGGGCAGTTCGGTGAACTATCTGGGCTATCTCGCCACCGGCAGCTCCCTGGCCGCGAACAATCTCGCGAAGAATGCCTGGCATCATGTCGTCCACGTCTTCTCCAGCGATGGCACGAACACCACCCTGACCCAGTATGTGGATGGCACGAAGACCGGCACGCTCACGGCGGCGACCTCGTCGATGAGCTTCACCGGACTCTACTTCGGCAAGTCTCGTGACGGCACCTCCGGTCGGAACTGGGACGGCATGATCGACGAGGTCGCCATCTGGAAGCGCGCCCTGACCGCACGGGAGATCAACGAGGTCCGCGCCCGCGGCATGGCCGCCGCAGGACTCTTCACCGATCTCGCCACACTCGGGAAAGCCTATCTCGATGTCGCGGCGGTCAATCCGGACGCCCTCACGGTGACCGGAACCGGAATCTACAATCTGAACAGCCTGGTGATGGTCACCGCGACTCCGGCCAACGGCTATCTCTTCGGCAGCTGGGGCGGGGTGCTCACCGGTCAACCGGACACCTTCAGCATCACTCTGACCGGTGACATCCACGAAAGCGCCACCGCCGCCAATGACACCAACGACAACGATGGCGACGGCCTCAACAACTACCAGGAATACATCGTCTATCATACGGACCCCGCGAATCCGGATACCGATGGCGATGGCATCGCGGACGGAGCGGAAGTCAATCAGACCGCAACCAACCCATCCGTCTCGGACACCACCTTGATCTCCAAGCTCAACGCCAACCTCGGTTCGGTACTGACCGGCGTGATCGCGGGAACCACTTCAGTGAGCCGCGACTCCTCCAACGGCAACCTGACCTTGTCACTCGGCCTCAAAGGCTCCGCCAATGGCACCACCTGGAGCGATCTGCCTTTGAATGGAGCGGGCACCACGGTGACCCCCGTCAATGGCCAGCTTGAGATCACCGCTCCGGCCCCATCGTCCTCCATGAATTTCTACCGCGTGTTCAAACACTGA
- a CDS encoding thrombospondin type 3 repeat-containing protein, producing MIHCKTFARYAPILLWASCPGLLPASTTLTFATASATGVSGTSGGPILINNPNLSLMLATGSPAAATPTYGSNVSTTSADNGAFIVSGPGTPNIALNWTSSGSPPGVNIIEGIGKATAGWGDNANNLANNGVGQLNSFDPGNSVSVTFTPTAGKGVKLESLDFYKSNLTLGANQGRGFKITVTGNASSPTTYSADFAMTAAVESVSNFDFGGGLVGKPGEALKLTIARPAVTADETAIVKAKLGSGFTVYATNAQHAIDNLRFSETDAAEYAADSDGDGLSDIYETYTTHTNPLSVDSDGDGLPDRVEVEVTGTDPNVSNRGLVDYLLGRSTLPLATRDSTTGKITFRIGLDESLDLGSWSASPFGIGSTATPNGAKLDVLINVPFGDKHFYRFNAAQP from the coding sequence ATGATCCACTGCAAAACATTCGCCAGATATGCGCCCATCCTCCTATGGGCATCCTGTCCCGGCCTCCTGCCGGCATCGACCACGCTTACCTTCGCAACCGCCAGCGCCACGGGTGTGAGCGGCACCTCGGGCGGGCCCATCCTGATCAACAACCCGAACCTGAGCCTGATGCTCGCCACCGGCAGCCCGGCGGCGGCGACACCAACCTATGGTTCGAACGTGTCCACCACCTCCGCGGACAACGGAGCCTTCATCGTATCCGGTCCCGGCACCCCGAATATCGCACTGAACTGGACCTCCAGTGGCAGCCCGCCCGGAGTCAACATCATCGAAGGCATTGGCAAAGCCACCGCCGGATGGGGAGACAATGCGAACAATCTCGCCAACAACGGCGTGGGGCAACTCAACAGCTTTGATCCCGGCAATTCCGTATCCGTCACGTTCACTCCCACCGCAGGGAAGGGCGTGAAGCTCGAGTCACTGGACTTCTATAAATCGAACCTCACTCTCGGTGCGAACCAAGGCCGCGGTTTCAAAATCACCGTCACCGGCAATGCGTCCAGCCCCACCACCTACAGCGCGGACTTCGCCATGACCGCGGCAGTAGAATCGGTTTCCAACTTCGATTTTGGCGGAGGCCTCGTAGGCAAGCCAGGTGAGGCCCTGAAACTGACCATCGCACGCCCGGCGGTCACCGCGGATGAGACCGCCATCGTGAAGGCGAAGCTTGGTTCCGGATTCACGGTTTACGCGACGAATGCCCAGCACGCCATCGACAATCTCCGCTTCTCGGAGACGGATGCGGCGGAGTATGCCGCGGACAGTGATGGAGACGGCCTCAGCGACATCTACGAGACCTACACCACGCATACCAACCCGCTGTCCGTGGACTCCGATGGCGATGGCCTTCCGGATCGGGTGGAGGTGGAGGTCACCGGCACGGATCCCAATGTCAGCAACCGCGGGCTGGTGGATTACCTTCTCGGCCGCTCCACCCTTCCTCTTGCCACCCGGGATTCCACCACCGGCAAGATCACGTTCCGCATCGGCTTGGACGAGTCTCTGGACCTCGGCTCATGGTCCGCCTCCCCATTCGGCATCGGAAGCACCGCCACGCCGAATGGCGCGAAACTGGACGTCCTGATCAATGTCCCGTTCGGCGACAAACACTTCTACCGCTTCAACGCGGCCCAACCCTGA
- a CDS encoding LamG domain-containing protein, with protein sequence MLPPLSKLSALHLLLALPAGAALTDGLAGYYDFESDLSDKSGNNRSLIIAGGTPETAWNGGTVTRSGSSIDRSTLLVGKALNLVDADGDWMKLPIGSGPSTTSVSPAAYNLGGTFTISAWHLLAPLPSNTSTRYFVFEGETNYDVSWGTSTADTYAAYNAQTNGPTGDLTRGTWHHVVHVFETTGTTINLTAYVDGTYFGTVSATASGMDFSRIVLGNARSGQDRKWDGLIDEVAVWNRALTSSELNELEVRGHAGVGLAETFESRGKAYLNLSSGQPLLGTVSGGGVHNIGQHVQITAQAAPGCIFTGWNGNFASQGASFDLTVANSVAASANFAKDTADSDGDGLSNYDEIVIYGTNPTLADTDGDGIPDGDEVRFTGTSPTSADTSLLGSASAVLGTANTGSIVINGPAMSVDTSTGNKFLQFGLLGSENQTTWNVLPLTAASAVLLPSGDLEIRTTAPGASKAIYQISGRKP encoded by the coding sequence ATGCTCCCCCCGCTTTCCAAACTCTCCGCGCTTCATCTGTTGCTGGCGCTGCCCGCCGGCGCCGCGCTGACCGATGGTCTGGCGGGCTACTACGACTTCGAGTCCGATCTATCCGACAAGAGCGGAAACAACCGGAGCCTCATCATCGCGGGAGGCACGCCGGAAACCGCGTGGAACGGCGGCACGGTCACACGCTCCGGTTCCTCGATCGACCGCAGCACCTTGCTGGTGGGCAAGGCATTGAACCTCGTGGATGCGGACGGTGATTGGATGAAGCTGCCCATCGGCAGCGGTCCTTCCACCACCAGCGTCTCACCCGCTGCCTACAATCTGGGAGGCACCTTCACCATTTCCGCCTGGCATCTGCTCGCGCCGCTCCCTTCCAATACCAGCACCCGCTATTTCGTTTTCGAAGGCGAAACCAACTACGATGTTTCCTGGGGCACCAGCACGGCGGACACCTACGCCGCCTACAATGCCCAGACCAACGGACCCACCGGTGACCTGACACGCGGCACCTGGCACCACGTGGTGCATGTGTTCGAAACCACGGGCACCACGATCAATCTCACCGCCTATGTGGATGGCACCTACTTCGGCACGGTCTCGGCAACGGCTTCCGGCATGGATTTCAGCCGGATCGTGCTGGGCAACGCGCGTTCCGGCCAGGACCGCAAGTGGGATGGATTGATCGACGAGGTCGCGGTCTGGAACCGTGCACTGACTTCCTCCGAACTGAACGAACTGGAAGTGCGCGGCCACGCTGGAGTGGGTCTGGCGGAAACCTTCGAAAGCCGGGGAAAGGCCTATCTGAATCTATCGAGCGGCCAACCACTCCTTGGCACCGTCTCAGGAGGAGGCGTCCACAACATCGGGCAGCACGTGCAGATCACGGCCCAGGCCGCACCGGGCTGCATCTTCACCGGCTGGAACGGCAACTTCGCTTCGCAGGGAGCTTCCTTCGATCTCACCGTGGCGAATTCCGTCGCCGCCTCCGCGAACTTCGCGAAGGACACCGCGGACAGCGACGGTGACGGGCTGAGCAACTACGACGAGATCGTCATCTACGGTACCAACCCGACCCTCGCCGATACCGATGGCGATGGCATCCCGGATGGGGATGAAGTGCGCTTCACCGGCACCAGCCCCACCAGTGCGGACACCAGCCTGCTTGGGAGTGCGAGCGCCGTTCTCGGCACAGCCAATACCGGCAGCATCGTGATCAATGGTCCGGCGATGAGCGTGGATACCTCCACGGGAAACAAATTCCTGCAATTCGGCCTGCTGGGTTCCGAGAACCAAACCACCTGGAACGTGCTGCCACTCACCGCCGCCAGCGCCGTCCTCCTGCCCTCCGGTGATCTGGAGATCAGGACCACCGCTCCGGGAGCCTCCAAAGCGATCTACCAGATCAGCGGCCGGAAACCCTGA